The following coding sequences lie in one Steroidobacter denitrificans genomic window:
- the lpxD gene encoding UDP-3-O-(3-hydroxymyristoyl)glucosamine N-acyltransferase codes for MTETGTSLGELAVRFGCTLRGDPEARVRRVATLESADADAISFLAEARHRRVLASTGVGAVVLEPRYADECPVPALLCSNPRAVYARIAQWLHPPAARPAGRHPSAIVDPSASIDPSASIGPHCMVGPRVVIGAHVVLGPGCIVLDDARIGADTRLVARVTVCEDVRLGKRCLLHPGAVIGADGFGLAPEQGEWIKVPQVGSVRVGDDVEIGANTTIDRGAIEDTVIEDGVKLDNQIQIAHNVRIGAHTVIAGCAGVSGSTTIGRRCMVGGQVGIAGHLTICDDVVLTGRSFVSSSIHQPGYYSSGLPVEPTSRFRRNAARFYQLDELARTVRKLRSRFQDAPTDLPDDAVRATPRGSPAVSSQESSPESSHRPLFEPPPEPPAAPSAGAGADPKGRKRNRIARRRR; via the coding sequence ATGACCGAGACGGGTACGAGCCTGGGAGAACTGGCGGTCCGCTTCGGCTGCACGCTCAGAGGCGATCCGGAAGCACGCGTCAGACGCGTGGCTACCTTGGAAAGCGCCGATGCCGATGCGATCAGTTTTCTGGCGGAGGCACGTCATCGCCGCGTCCTGGCATCCACCGGCGTCGGTGCCGTCGTGCTGGAGCCACGCTATGCCGACGAATGTCCGGTGCCGGCACTGCTTTGCTCCAATCCTCGTGCGGTGTATGCACGCATCGCGCAGTGGCTGCATCCTCCCGCAGCGCGTCCGGCAGGCCGTCATCCCAGTGCGATCGTGGATCCATCGGCGAGCATCGATCCCAGTGCATCGATCGGTCCGCATTGCATGGTGGGGCCACGGGTGGTGATCGGGGCGCATGTCGTCCTGGGTCCGGGCTGTATCGTTCTGGACGATGCGCGCATCGGTGCGGATACTCGTCTGGTCGCACGTGTGACCGTGTGCGAGGACGTGCGGCTCGGAAAGCGCTGCCTGCTGCATCCGGGGGCGGTGATCGGTGCCGACGGCTTCGGCCTGGCGCCCGAGCAAGGCGAGTGGATCAAAGTGCCGCAGGTAGGCAGCGTGCGTGTCGGCGACGATGTCGAGATCGGCGCGAATACCACGATCGACCGCGGCGCGATCGAAGATACGGTCATCGAGGATGGGGTGAAGTTGGATAATCAGATCCAGATCGCGCACAACGTACGCATCGGTGCACACACCGTCATCGCCGGTTGCGCCGGAGTGTCGGGCAGTACCACCATCGGGCGGCGCTGCATGGTCGGCGGACAGGTCGGCATCGCCGGACACCTGACCATCTGTGACGATGTGGTGCTGACCGGCCGGTCGTTCGTTTCCAGCAGCATTCATCAGCCAGGCTATTATTCGAGCGGCTTGCCGGTGGAGCCCACCAGCCGCTTTCGACGGAATGCCGCGCGGTTCTATCAACTGGATGAACTGGCGCGCACCGTGCGCAAACTGCGTTCGCGATTTCAGGATGCACCCACGGATCTTCCGGATGATGCGGTTCGCGCCACGCCCCGTGGATCACCGGCCGTATCGTCCCAGGAATCCTCGCCGGAATCATCGCATCGACCGCTCTTCGAACCGCCGCCGGAGCCGCCCGCTGCTCCCTCTGCGGGCGCGGGAGCCGATCCCAAGGGCAGGAAGCGAAATCGTATCGCCCGTCGCCGCCGATGA
- the fabZ gene encoding 3-hydroxyacyl-ACP dehydratase FabZ, which yields MDIQEVMRRLPHRYPFLLVDRVLECRPGVSIRALKNVTFNEPFFTGHFPNRPVFPGVIILEALAQAAGILGFVTAGIYPDGQSQLYFVGVDKSRFRRPVVPGDSLILQAKLERSLRGIWKFSTIADVDGEEVASAEIMIALGS from the coding sequence ATGGATATCCAGGAAGTGATGCGGCGTCTACCGCATCGCTATCCTTTCCTGCTGGTCGATCGAGTGCTGGAATGCCGACCGGGCGTGAGCATCCGTGCGCTCAAGAACGTGACTTTCAATGAACCGTTCTTTACCGGCCACTTCCCCAATCGTCCCGTGTTTCCGGGAGTCATCATTCTGGAGGCGCTGGCCCAGGCCGCGGGCATCCTGGGTTTCGTCACCGCCGGAATCTATCCGGATGGACAGAGCCAGCTGTATTTCGTAGGTGTCGACAAGTCGCGTTTCCGGCGTCCCGTGGTGCCGGGCGACTCGCTGATTCTCCAGGCGAAGCTGGAGCGCTCATTGCGCGGCATCTGGAAATTTTCCACGATAGCCGATGTCGACGGCGAGGAAGTCGCCAGCGCGGAAATCATGATCGCTTTGGGTTCCTGA
- a CDS encoding OmpH family outer membrane protein, which yields MARLSRLGTVALISAVLLASGGTASAQTKIAVVNIPRLLEEAPQAKQAMQALQDEFAPRQRDILAQQKNLKGKEEKLQRDGAVMAENERRNAEKELRDGQRDLARKQNEYVEDLNLRRNEELGKLQRSLLQEVQTFARSSSYDLVVGDGVLYVNESLDITPQVLSALQARSGAAKPASKP from the coding sequence ATGGCACGTTTGAGCAGACTGGGTACGGTCGCATTGATTTCGGCGGTGCTGCTGGCGTCCGGGGGTACCGCGTCCGCGCAGACCAAGATCGCAGTGGTCAATATCCCGCGGCTGCTGGAGGAAGCGCCGCAGGCCAAGCAGGCCATGCAGGCGCTGCAGGACGAGTTCGCTCCCCGTCAGCGCGACATCCTTGCGCAGCAGAAGAATCTGAAGGGAAAGGAGGAAAAACTGCAGCGCGACGGCGCGGTCATGGCCGAGAACGAGCGTCGCAATGCAGAGAAGGAACTGCGGGATGGGCAGCGCGATCTGGCGCGCAAACAGAACGAGTATGTCGAGGATCTGAATCTGCGCCGTAATGAAGAACTCGGTAAGCTGCAGCGTTCGTTGTTGCAGGAGGTGCAGACGTTCGCGCGCTCTTCCAGCTACGATCTGGTGGTCGGCGACGGCGTGTTGTACGTGAACGAATCCCTGGATATCACCCCGCAGGTGCTCAGTGCCTTGCAGGCTCGCTCCGGCGCGGCCAAGCCCGCATCGAAGCCTTGA